A stretch of DNA from Thalassospiraceae bacterium LMO-SO8:
GGCGTCTGTCCGCAGGGACATTCTGATCCGTTCCCATCCGGAGAGACGACGATGGCTCAAAAGCCCAATTACGATTTCGAACGCAAAGAACGCGAGCGCCAGAAAGCCGCAAAGAAGGCCCAACGCGCCGCCGCGAAGGAAGCCGCAAAGGCAGGTACGTCCACCGACGCCAACCAGCCCGAAGCCGAGCCGACGGCGCCGATCCGGCCCGCCACGCCCGAATAATTTCGGCGGGGTGCGGCCGCCGGACGGCGCCGCCCCAACGTGATCACGTCATCACAAGAACACCCATCACCGCCGGCGACCGCGCCGGGGCAATCGCCCTGCGCCGCGCGCCCGGCCAAGACACCCACTAGGAATTTTCATGACCACCGAACAACACTTTCTCATCACCTATGGCCTGCACAACTTCGTCAGCCATGCGCCGGAATCGGCCCCGGGCCGCAACGCCTTCGTCATTCGCCGCCATGAAGGGGCCGACATGGTGCGCCATGCCACCTCCCTGATCGAAGGCAGCTACGGCGACCGCGCCGACATCCGTCTGATCTAACCTGGCGCCGCGATCCCGCCTATCCCGGGATCGCGCCGTCCAGCAGGGCGCGGCGGAACCTGCGGTCGCGCTTCAAGTGCCATTCCCGGGACATCGCCTCGCCCCGCGTGTGGTAACGCTCCACATACAAAACCCGCCACGCACGGCCCCGCGTCGACTTCGCCCCCTTGCCCGAATTATGGGCCGCGAGCCGCGCCGCCACGTCCGTCGTCCAACCGACATAGGTGCGGGCGTCGGCGCCGTCGGCGCTGCCCAGCACGTAGACGTAACAGCCATTTGATCCGTTCATGGTTTGAAATCCGGCATGGGGGCCCTAGATTGAGGTCACATCCGCAGGACAAGGAATACCCCCGATGGCCGATCCGATCACCCTGGAAGTCTTCTCCGATTACGTCTGTCCCTGGTGCTACCTGGGCGACAACCGGGTGAAACAGCTGAAGGAAAATTACGACGTCACCATCAAGCGGGTGCATTTCCCCCTGCATCCGGAAACCCCGGCCGAAGGCCGCACGCTGGCCGACATG
This window harbors:
- a CDS encoding GIY-YIG nuclease family protein — translated: MNGSNGCYVYVLGSADGADARTYVGWTTDVAARLAAHNSGKGAKSTRGRAWRVLYVERYHTRGEAMSREWHLKRDRRFRRALLDGAIPG